A single Arachidicoccus sp. BS20 DNA region contains:
- a CDS encoding FadR/GntR family transcriptional regulator, with protein sequence MKNDISKTLTAHIIQKLQDDLSFGLYKPGEKIPPEPELMKIYNAGRSTIREAVKTLENIGILTVKRGSGTFVNTQIERSVTDELKMKRYLLKEVNDVRYLLEKEILIQALRYRTNEDIKNISEALDDRREATMRGRFELSLDADIRFHVAIAQATHNSTLSEVYKHFTVQLREYFRSRDRGNTSHFAMVHGLHSVLLQNIIRRSEEEGLNTLNKLLHNNYWRLGMPKE encoded by the coding sequence ATGAAAAACGATATTTCCAAAACGCTGACCGCGCATATTATACAAAAATTACAAGACGATCTTTCTTTCGGATTATACAAACCCGGCGAAAAAATTCCGCCAGAACCGGAATTGATGAAAATATACAATGCAGGACGTTCGACTATAAGAGAAGCCGTGAAAACACTTGAAAACATTGGCATACTTACCGTAAAAAGGGGGTCGGGTACTTTTGTAAATACGCAGATAGAACGAAGTGTAACCGACGAACTGAAAATGAAACGTTATTTGTTGAAAGAAGTAAACGACGTGCGCTACCTGTTGGAAAAAGAAATTCTCATTCAGGCACTTCGTTACAGAACCAATGAAGACATTAAAAATATTTCGGAAGCGCTGGACGACCGCAGGGAAGCCACCATGCGCGGACGCTTTGAATTGAGCCTCGATGCCGATATTCGTTTTCACGTAGCAATTGCACAAGCTACGCATAACAGCACTTTGAGCGAAGTATATAAACATTTTACCGTGCAATTGCGCGAATATTTCAGAAGTCGCGACAGAGGCAATACTTCTCACTTTGCAATGGTTCACGGCTTGCATTCCGTATTATTGCAAAACATCATCCGCCGCAGCGAGGAAGAAGGATTAAACACGCTCAACAAACTTTTGCACAATAATTACTGGCGTTTGGGAATGCCGAAAGAATAA